In a single window of the Vicinamibacterales bacterium genome:
- a CDS encoding Zn-dependent hydrolase: protein MNDRQNTLRINADRFRKRFDALANIGATTDGGVHRPALGPEHLRAREWFLMEATAAGLTTHVDGAGNHSAALSCGPAGAPVLLLGSHLDSVRYGGRFDGALGVLAALEILQVVKEAGVALETNLEAIDFTDEEGTHLGFLGSLALAGAITPQELRHPGSDLGVFQKALAKAGLTENSILNARRAPSTIAGYLELHIEQGNRLNTSADDIAVVTSIVGLRRQKVTYIGRADHAGTISMKERRDAGQGAAALMLSSRRLVMKEFPESVVNTGAIEFSPGAMNIVPQRAQLTLEFRAPKPHDLEQLGVALQQLVYAEARERELDVTIEEVDGIQPVQMNGQVQAAFVAAAEQLGLSHRRMASGAGHDAQVMAKICPAGMIFVPSVDGCSHSAREFTEWEDCINGANVLLQTAVAGIPSAD from the coding sequence ATGAATGACCGACAGAACACGCTACGAATCAATGCTGACCGATTTCGCAAGAGATTCGACGCACTTGCAAACATCGGTGCAACCACCGACGGGGGAGTACATCGGCCGGCGCTTGGCCCTGAGCACCTCCGCGCCAGAGAGTGGTTTTTAATGGAAGCCACGGCCGCAGGATTAACGACCCATGTTGATGGTGCGGGTAATCACTCAGCCGCCTTGTCCTGCGGGCCAGCTGGTGCGCCCGTCCTCCTATTGGGGTCGCATCTCGATTCGGTGAGATACGGTGGACGGTTCGATGGTGCGCTCGGTGTGCTCGCTGCCCTTGAAATACTACAGGTCGTCAAGGAAGCCGGTGTTGCCCTTGAGACCAATCTCGAAGCCATAGACTTCACAGACGAAGAGGGAACACATCTTGGGTTCCTCGGTAGTCTGGCTTTGGCGGGAGCGATCACTCCTCAAGAATTACGTCACCCCGGGAGCGACCTAGGGGTATTTCAGAAGGCACTCGCTAAAGCCGGTTTGACCGAGAACTCAATCCTCAACGCGAGGCGTGCCCCCTCGACCATAGCCGGCTATCTAGAATTACACATTGAGCAAGGCAATCGATTAAACACTTCGGCAGATGATATCGCCGTCGTCACATCGATTGTTGGTCTAAGGCGACAGAAGGTCACCTATATCGGTCGCGCTGATCACGCCGGCACGATCTCCATGAAGGAGCGGCGCGACGCTGGACAGGGTGCCGCAGCACTCATGCTCTCCTCACGTCGCCTAGTGATGAAAGAGTTCCCAGAGAGCGTGGTGAACACTGGTGCTATCGAATTCTCGCCAGGCGCAATGAACATCGTCCCTCAGCGTGCACAGCTGACCCTTGAATTCCGTGCCCCGAAACCGCATGACCTCGAGCAGTTAGGCGTGGCTCTGCAACAACTGGTGTATGCCGAGGCGCGTGAACGGGAGTTAGATGTCACCATTGAGGAAGTTGACGGCATCCAGCCCGTACAAATGAACGGGCAGGTGCAAGCGGCGTTCGTTGCCGCCGCTGAGCAACTTGGCCTCAGCCACAGACGAATGGCCTCTGGAGCGGGCCACGACGCTCAGGTGATGGCGAAGATCTGTCCCGCAGGAATGATCTTCGTCCCTTCAGTCGACGGGTGTAGTCACTCAGCGCGCGAATTCACAGAGTGGGAGGACTGCATTAACGGCGCAAACGTTCTCCTACAGACCGCTGTTGCTGGCATTCCTAGTGCAGATTGA
- a CDS encoding aldehyde dehydrogenase family protein: MSDLLNTLGIAPINSGGFGGDWVGSGPEVEVVTPIDGSRIASVKTVTEDEYEQIVGQAVHAFNAWRNVPAPQRGEVVRQLGDRLRAAKRDLGALVTLEVGKIAAEGEGEVQEMIDICDFACGLSRQLYGLTMPSERVDHRMYEQWHPLGVVGVVSAFNFPVAVWSWNAALGAVCGNSTVWKPASRTPLTAIAVTRLAEEVCRANNVDPAVFSLTIGGGSTIGERLVQDRRVGLISVTGSCEVGHHVAGVVGQRLGRTILELGGNNAIVVTAHANLDVALPAILFGAIGTAGQRCTSTRRIICHRSVRSELVNRLKRAYAGVRIGDPRQPETLMGPLATLDAVENLMQAVARVKAEGGEVLCGGDRLEDEAHPGGHYVTPCLATATNDLAIVQEETFGPILYIIDYGSADAILAQSVEEVEEAVTLHNAVPQGLSSAIFTEHLREAEYFVSACGSDCGIANVNIGTSGAEIGGAFGGEKETGGGRESGTDAWRAYMRRQTNTINRSTELPLAQGIKFGD; the protein is encoded by the coding sequence ATGTCTGACTTACTTAACACACTGGGTATTGCACCAATTAATTCTGGGGGGTTTGGTGGCGACTGGGTCGGTTCAGGGCCGGAGGTTGAAGTGGTCACACCGATCGATGGCTCCCGTATCGCGTCGGTTAAGACAGTAACTGAGGACGAATACGAACAGATCGTTGGTCAGGCGGTGCACGCGTTCAATGCGTGGCGTAACGTGCCGGCTCCTCAGCGCGGTGAGGTGGTGCGTCAGTTGGGCGATCGCTTGCGCGCTGCCAAACGGGATCTCGGTGCGCTTGTAACGCTTGAGGTGGGCAAGATTGCGGCTGAAGGTGAGGGCGAGGTGCAGGAGATGATCGACATCTGCGACTTCGCGTGTGGGCTATCACGGCAGCTTTATGGCTTAACGATGCCGTCCGAGCGAGTCGACCATCGGATGTACGAGCAGTGGCACCCATTAGGAGTTGTTGGTGTGGTGTCCGCGTTTAATTTTCCGGTTGCAGTGTGGAGTTGGAACGCGGCGCTCGGTGCAGTGTGTGGTAACAGCACAGTGTGGAAGCCGGCGAGCCGAACCCCGTTAACCGCGATTGCTGTTACCCGGCTCGCCGAAGAGGTCTGCCGTGCTAACAACGTGGACCCGGCCGTCTTTTCACTGACCATTGGCGGTGGCTCGACAATCGGCGAGCGATTAGTTCAAGACCGCCGAGTCGGTCTCATTTCCGTAACCGGTAGTTGCGAGGTTGGGCACCACGTGGCCGGAGTCGTCGGCCAACGCCTTGGTCGTACGATCCTTGAGCTGGGCGGTAACAACGCAATTGTTGTCACAGCCCACGCCAATCTTGATGTGGCCCTGCCGGCCATTCTGTTCGGTGCGATTGGGACGGCTGGGCAGCGGTGTACCAGTACACGCCGGATTATCTGTCACCGTTCGGTACGTAGTGAACTAGTAAATCGATTGAAGCGTGCCTACGCCGGTGTGCGGATCGGCGACCCTCGGCAGCCGGAAACGTTGATGGGACCGTTGGCCACTCTGGATGCCGTCGAGAATCTGATGCAGGCAGTAGCGCGGGTCAAGGCAGAAGGTGGTGAGGTTCTTTGTGGTGGTGATCGGCTGGAGGATGAGGCCCACCCTGGTGGACACTACGTCACACCATGTCTGGCTACTGCGACAAACGACTTGGCCATCGTACAGGAAGAAACCTTCGGACCGATACTCTACATCATCGATTATGGTTCAGCTGATGCGATATTAGCGCAGTCGGTCGAGGAGGTCGAGGAAGCGGTGACCCTTCACAACGCCGTGCCTCAGGGACTGTCGTCGGCCATTTTTACCGAGCATCTTCGAGAAGCGGAATATTTCGTGTCGGCGTGTGGCAGTGATTGCGGGATCGCTAACGTCAACATCGGCACCAGCGGAGCTGAGATTGGTGGAGCTTTCGGTGGAGAGAAGGAAACGGGTGGTGGGCGAGAGTCAGGAACGGACGCCTGGCGAGCCTACATGCGCCGCCAAACCAACACGATCAACCGAAGCACTGAACTTCCGCTTGCGCAAGGGATCAAGTTTGGTGATTGA
- a CDS encoding M28 family peptidase — protein sequence MTKRYRVQFSVAVFVVGVSAFVGPVVAQEGWRTQSHVEALAADALGGRLTGSEGAQGAADYIVGQLRTIGATVLPGQSDFRLPFEFTAGVNDAGTSLTLNLDTSWNSSDDVQALSFSDSTEVEGEVVFAGYGLVVPDSQDFGYDSYATLDVTDKIVVVLRYFPEDVDQELRNILARYSGLRYKAMAARQRGAKALLVLTGPRSPNAGLTIPMTFDTAISGSGIVAATMSAAVGDSLFEYVPNRTVEEIQAELDTGNPHVAGFSIDDVRLTLDVRVTREQRTGFNVVGYLPPLAMPSVTADQKPYVLLGAHYDHLGLGLQGNSLARDNERGEIHNGADDNASGVAAVIEIGRALAGTDRRRGVILAFWSGEELGLLGSANFADTEPVPMPDISGYLNFDMVGRARDNRLALQAVGSSTAWEGLIEQANVPVGFNVQIQHDPYLPTDVMSFNGAEVPSLNFFTGSHSDYHRPSDDTSAVNYEDLDRVVRLGTIIARNVSNRNTPLDFVRVEQVEQQGQRASLRAFTGTIPDYTAEVEGLLLGGVIEGGPAAKAGLQEGDVLIEFAGQLIANIYDYTYALDAVKVDEVITVVFLRDGERHEITMTPTARR from the coding sequence ATGACGAAGCGATATCGCGTTCAATTCTCCGTGGCAGTTTTCGTCGTGGGAGTGAGTGCATTCGTAGGTCCGGTTGTTGCCCAAGAAGGATGGCGCACACAATCGCATGTTGAGGCGCTGGCGGCAGATGCATTGGGGGGACGCCTGACTGGGTCTGAAGGAGCCCAGGGTGCAGCAGACTACATTGTCGGGCAACTTCGCACGATCGGAGCGACAGTCCTTCCAGGCCAATCAGATTTCCGGCTACCTTTCGAGTTCACGGCCGGTGTCAACGATGCTGGCACGTCACTGACACTCAACCTTGATACCAGCTGGAATAGCAGTGACGACGTGCAAGCGCTGTCGTTTTCTGATTCGACCGAAGTCGAAGGTGAGGTGGTGTTCGCTGGTTACGGCCTAGTCGTGCCAGACTCGCAAGACTTCGGCTATGACAGCTATGCAACCCTCGACGTCACCGACAAGATTGTTGTGGTGCTTCGCTATTTTCCAGAGGATGTAGATCAGGAACTACGTAACATCCTCGCGCGGTATTCAGGCCTCCGCTATAAGGCAATGGCTGCCCGCCAACGTGGGGCAAAGGCATTGCTCGTGTTAACTGGCCCGCGCTCACCGAACGCTGGCCTGACGATTCCGATGACCTTTGATACGGCCATTTCCGGGTCGGGGATTGTCGCCGCGACCATGAGTGCAGCTGTGGGGGATTCACTGTTTGAGTATGTGCCGAACCGGACTGTCGAGGAAATTCAGGCTGAACTGGACACCGGTAACCCTCACGTGGCGGGATTTTCTATCGACGACGTACGACTGACACTCGATGTCAGGGTGACTAGGGAGCAGCGTACCGGCTTCAATGTTGTCGGATATTTGCCGCCGTTGGCCATGCCTTCGGTCACTGCAGACCAAAAGCCGTATGTGTTACTGGGTGCGCACTATGACCACTTGGGCCTCGGCCTCCAAGGCAATTCTTTAGCACGTGATAACGAGCGTGGTGAAATTCATAACGGTGCTGACGATAACGCATCTGGTGTGGCGGCGGTCATTGAAATCGGCCGTGCACTTGCTGGCACTGACCGTCGGAGAGGCGTCATCCTGGCGTTTTGGTCAGGTGAAGAGTTGGGTCTCCTTGGGTCTGCGAACTTTGCTGATACAGAACCAGTACCGATGCCGGACATCTCGGGTTATTTAAACTTTGACATGGTCGGACGCGCACGTGACAACAGGCTTGCGTTGCAGGCGGTGGGTTCTAGCACGGCATGGGAGGGGCTGATCGAGCAGGCGAACGTACCTGTTGGTTTCAACGTGCAGATCCAACACGATCCGTATTTGCCGACCGATGTGATGAGTTTTAACGGTGCGGAGGTTCCGAGCCTAAATTTCTTCACAGGTAGCCATTCGGACTACCATCGGCCGAGTGATGATACTTCGGCTGTTAACTACGAGGATCTTGACCGAGTGGTCAGGTTAGGTACGATCATCGCGCGTAACGTTTCCAATCGAAACACTCCATTGGACTTTGTACGGGTCGAGCAGGTAGAGCAGCAGGGCCAACGTGCGAGCTTGCGGGCGTTCACTGGAACGATTCCTGACTATACTGCTGAGGTCGAGGGTCTATTACTAGGTGGTGTTATCGAAGGTGGTCCGGCGGCGAAGGCTGGCCTCCAAGAGGGCGATGTGCTCATTGAGTTTGCAGGTCAATTGATTGCCAACATCTATGACTACACTTACGCGTTGGATGCCGTGAAGGTTGATGAGGTCATTACTGTGGTGTTTTTACGCGACGGCGAACGTCACGAGATCACCATGACTCCCACCGCTCGTCGCTAG
- a CDS encoding thioredoxin family protein: MTRTASTMLPLETPAPDFVLPDPRGDVVSLSRFSDAPALVVIFMCNHCPYVKHLKPALAVFARDYLPKHVAVVGINSNDTAEFPEDAPERMVEDIEAFDYRFPYLVDGTQEIAKAYGAACTPDFFLFNVGRRLVYRGQFDNSRPNNGLPVTGESLRTAVDAILAGSPVPGPQTPSLGCNIKWKPNNAPDYFAG, translated from the coding sequence ATGACCCGCACTGCCTCCACGATGTTGCCTCTGGAGACACCAGCGCCAGATTTCGTGTTGCCCGACCCGCGTGGAGACGTCGTCTCGCTGTCTCGTTTTTCCGATGCACCAGCACTCGTGGTCATTTTCATGTGCAACCATTGCCCCTACGTGAAACATCTGAAGCCGGCACTAGCCGTGTTCGCCCGCGACTACCTCCCGAAGCATGTCGCGGTGGTTGGGATCAATTCAAATGACACAGCTGAGTTCCCCGAAGATGCCCCTGAACGAATGGTAGAGGACATCGAAGCGTTTGATTACCGCTTTCCGTATCTCGTGGATGGAACACAGGAGATAGCCAAAGCATATGGCGCGGCCTGCACACCGGACTTCTTTTTGTTCAACGTGGGTCGGCGGCTTGTGTACCGAGGACAGTTCGATAACAGTCGACCGAACAATGGCCTACCCGTTACCGGCGAGTCCTTACGAACGGCAGTGGACGCCATCCTCGCCGGCTCACCGGTCCCTGGACCTCAAACACCAAGCCTTGGCTGCAACATCAAGTGGAAACCAAACAACGCACCGGATTACTTCGCCGGTTGA
- the aat gene encoding leucyl/phenylalanyl-tRNA--protein transferase, whose product MISLPVLLTAYRSGLFPMPGPSGTMVWHAPDPRGILPIGRFRVSRRLARVLRSHKFDITFDRAFHQVIIGCASRGVEGDWINGEIIETYSALYEAGFAHSVEVWCGRELAGGLYGVALGGAFFGESMFYRVTDASKVALSALTDHLRTREFRLLDVQWLTPHLARLGAVGVPRVHYLELLEDAMQVDPGFVTGQGVCDERGAPSKQGRFMSKVGSKSSQPAK is encoded by the coding sequence ATGATTTCGCTCCCGGTCCTGCTAACGGCCTACCGTTCGGGTTTGTTCCCAATGCCCGGGCCATCTGGAACCATGGTGTGGCACGCGCCCGACCCGCGTGGAATCCTACCGATAGGTCGGTTTCGTGTCTCGCGTCGCCTGGCACGTGTCCTGCGGAGTCACAAGTTCGACATAACATTCGATCGCGCGTTTCATCAGGTAATTATTGGCTGCGCGTCTCGCGGGGTTGAGGGTGACTGGATCAATGGCGAAATTATCGAAACATATTCGGCGCTCTACGAAGCGGGTTTCGCACACTCGGTCGAGGTGTGGTGTGGTAGAGAATTGGCTGGTGGACTCTATGGCGTTGCCTTGGGGGGAGCGTTCTTTGGCGAGTCGATGTTCTATCGTGTGACCGACGCGTCGAAGGTAGCACTTTCGGCCTTGACAGACCACCTGCGGACCCGCGAGTTCCGCTTACTCGACGTCCAATGGCTCACACCGCACTTGGCACGTCTAGGTGCGGTGGGGGTGCCCCGCGTCCATTACCTAGAGTTGTTGGAGGATGCTATGCAGGTCGACCCAGGGTTCGTTACAGGGCAGGGCGTTTGTGATGAGCGAGGAGCGCCCAGTAAACAAGGGCGCTTTATGTCCAAGGTCGGTTCTAAATCATCTCAACCGGCGAAGTAA
- the apaG gene encoding Co2+/Mg2+ efflux protein ApaG, with product MNESEVVTKGIRVHVTSHYSAENSQPQNLWFFLYTIKISNESTDTVQLVSRHWVITNAENQVEEVQGQGVIGKQPVLAPGESFEYTSGCPLTTPFGMMKGTYQMLTADGDNFEVEIAPFALTEPYTVH from the coding sequence ATGAACGAATCCGAAGTGGTAACTAAAGGGATCCGGGTCCACGTGACCTCTCATTACTCCGCTGAAAACTCTCAGCCGCAGAATCTGTGGTTCTTTCTTTATACGATCAAGATTTCGAACGAGAGTACCGATACGGTGCAACTCGTTAGCCGTCACTGGGTCATCACCAACGCTGAGAACCAGGTTGAGGAGGTTCAGGGTCAAGGTGTCATCGGCAAACAACCGGTGCTGGCACCTGGTGAATCATTTGAGTACACGTCCGGCTGTCCACTCACCACGCCTTTCGGCATGATGAAAGGGACCTACCAGATGCTCACGGCCGACGGTGACAATTTCGAGGTCGAGATCGCTCCATTCGCTCTGACAGAACCCTACACCGTGCACTGA
- a CDS encoding MFS transporter, with the protein MVDTPPYVMQPDVSIRTRRAAMTALFMSAGLSSSGYIAAIIVAPLIAEDLLGNAMLSGLPSAFTVVGMAIGSTVLSTRMAKSGRRSGLVLGYTVVAVAAALAVIATNLASFTLFSFAMFVLGAGHSANRLTRYAASDLYESKQRGAAIGWVIWAGTIGSVVGPALLEPARVFAMWLGTVETSGAYLVTIVGALSAIGVLRAKMPRLASFNASTSSKAQYSSISRLLGVPEMQIALMALVISQGVMVLLMTMTPVHIRGAGDGLGSIGLVIGAHAFGMYALSPLTGILSDRLGRVPVILLGMAMLVGSAFLAANTPGHETMRLTVALLLLGLGWNLGFVAGSALLTDSVPDIDRLHVQGFGDSVTWVTGAVASLASGVLLASGGFPKLSFVGATFAVLPALLIGWHRLRKSPVVGPD; encoded by the coding sequence TTGGTAGACACCCCTCCGTATGTGATGCAACCAGACGTTTCCATCCGCACCAGGCGCGCGGCGATGACGGCACTTTTCATGAGTGCCGGCCTGTCTTCAAGCGGATACATCGCCGCAATTATCGTGGCTCCTCTCATCGCCGAAGACCTGCTCGGTAACGCTATGCTGAGTGGTCTGCCGTCAGCCTTTACTGTCGTTGGTATGGCCATTGGCTCAACGGTGCTGTCAACTAGGATGGCCAAGTCTGGACGACGTAGCGGCCTGGTTCTGGGCTACACAGTCGTGGCGGTAGCAGCAGCCCTAGCCGTGATTGCAACAAATCTCGCGTCCTTCACCCTGTTCTCATTCGCCATGTTCGTCCTGGGTGCTGGCCACAGTGCAAATCGGCTCACGCGCTATGCGGCGTCAGACCTGTATGAATCGAAACAACGCGGAGCGGCAATCGGCTGGGTGATCTGGGCCGGCACGATAGGGTCAGTGGTCGGCCCAGCGCTTCTCGAACCAGCGCGCGTATTTGCGATGTGGCTCGGCACTGTCGAAACGTCTGGCGCCTATTTGGTTACCATTGTTGGAGCCCTAAGCGCGATCGGGGTTTTGCGGGCAAAAATGCCGCGGCTCGCTTCATTCAACGCGTCGACCAGCTCAAAGGCTCAGTATTCCAGCATCAGTCGGTTGCTCGGGGTACCCGAAATGCAGATCGCGCTAATGGCATTAGTCATTTCCCAAGGGGTAATGGTGCTCCTAATGACCATGACACCAGTCCACATTCGAGGCGCGGGTGATGGGCTTGGTTCGATCGGATTGGTCATCGGTGCTCACGCTTTTGGCATGTACGCACTTTCTCCGCTTACAGGGATACTGAGCGATCGACTGGGACGTGTCCCCGTCATTCTGCTCGGTATGGCCATGCTGGTGGGTTCAGCGTTCTTGGCCGCCAACACTCCCGGACACGAAACCATGCGGTTGACAGTCGCGTTACTCCTGCTGGGTCTCGGATGGAATCTCGGGTTCGTTGCCGGCAGTGCTCTGCTGACCGACAGCGTGCCTGACATTGACCGCCTCCATGTACAGGGCTTCGGTGATTCGGTTACCTGGGTGACCGGGGCAGTGGCTAGCCTTGCGTCCGGTGTGCTCCTAGCAAGCGGTGGTTTCCCCAAGCTGAGCTTCGTCGGCGCAACGTTCGCGGTCCTGCCGGCTCTATTGATTGGGTGGCACAGACTCCGTAAGTCGCCAGTCGTTGGCCCAGACTAA
- a CDS encoding sodium:proton antiporter yields the protein MGIESVLQLATLLVTGAAAFGYLNHRWLKLPHSIGLVVIALLTSLAALAVDSLIPSLGFRAAVHGVLLEIGLYETLMKGMLGFLLFAGALHVDLADLLNRRWAISMLATVGTLASTLIVGALTYVGWHALGFDVSWLQCLVFGALISPTDPIAVLSILKTIAVPKALQAKIAGESLFNDGVGVVIFSVLVGLGLDATSPGNVSVLMVVKLLLTEAVGGIALGLLTGYLTFRVMRQVDEHNLEILMTLSLVMTISVIAIQLHVSGPLAVVVAGLFIGNHGTRFAMSVNTRKHIETFWSLLDEILNSVLFLIIGFEVVALSLNGKIGLAVGLAIPVVLVARFVSVAGSITLLGLMRTFTRGAIPVLTWGGLRGGISVALALSLPPSPVKELLLAATYGVVIFSIIIQGLTIEGVVRRTVLPEEG from the coding sequence ATGGGCATAGAGTCGGTTCTCCAGCTTGCTACCCTCCTCGTGACCGGAGCGGCGGCGTTTGGCTACCTGAACCACCGGTGGCTGAAGTTGCCCCATAGCATCGGCCTTGTTGTCATTGCTCTTTTAACCTCGCTCGCCGCACTGGCGGTCGATAGCCTCATCCCTTCACTTGGTTTCCGCGCGGCCGTCCACGGTGTATTACTTGAAATCGGCCTGTACGAAACCCTGATGAAAGGCATGTTGGGCTTTCTGCTTTTCGCGGGCGCCTTACATGTTGACTTGGCCGATCTATTGAATCGCCGCTGGGCGATCTCGATGCTAGCAACGGTTGGCACCCTCGCGTCAACACTGATTGTCGGAGCGTTGACCTACGTAGGTTGGCACGCGCTCGGGTTCGACGTTTCATGGTTACAGTGCCTTGTCTTCGGCGCGCTCATTTCACCTACTGACCCGATCGCTGTGCTCAGCATTCTAAAGACGATTGCTGTGCCGAAAGCACTCCAAGCCAAGATCGCTGGCGAAAGTCTTTTCAACGATGGTGTGGGCGTGGTCATTTTTTCAGTTTTGGTTGGGTTGGGGCTTGACGCCACTTCACCAGGTAATGTGTCAGTTCTGATGGTGGTAAAGCTACTGTTGACCGAGGCGGTCGGCGGTATTGCACTCGGCTTATTGACGGGATACCTCACCTTTCGCGTTATGCGCCAAGTGGACGAGCATAACCTTGAGATACTGATGACGCTCTCTCTCGTGATGACGATCTCAGTTATCGCGATTCAGTTACACGTGTCAGGGCCACTTGCAGTTGTTGTCGCAGGACTCTTCATTGGCAATCACGGCACGCGATTCGCGATGAGTGTAAACACACGAAAACATATCGAAACGTTCTGGTCGTTACTCGACGAGATTCTAAACTCAGTTCTGTTTCTCATCATCGGTTTTGAGGTCGTAGCGCTCTCCTTGAACGGTAAGATTGGCCTTGCCGTAGGCTTGGCGATTCCCGTGGTTTTGGTGGCTCGTTTCGTAAGTGTGGCGGGTTCAATCACGCTTCTGGGCTTGATGCGAACGTTTACACGAGGCGCGATTCCCGTACTTACGTGGGGCGGATTGCGGGGAGGCATCTCCGTTGCGCTAGCGTTGTCGCTGCCACCGTCACCGGTCAAGGAGTTGTTGCTTGCGGCGACCTACGGTGTTGTTATTTTTTCGATCATCATTCAAGGTTTAACAATCGAAGGCGTTGTCCGCCGGACGGTGCTGCCGGAGGAAGGTTGA
- a CDS encoding S9 family peptidase: protein MCITVLLVVIGVMVGADRSVSAQVRPFEAADLYRQQAVGDVQLSPDGERVAYSVRKSDRPGRSYSEVWVMEIASGEVSKLGGEGGFASGPRWSPNGLEIAYFGVVEGQAGLVVARADGSAEKFLTPITGTNHPLPSAGERIAWAPDGNRIAFVSATGEAEDAAAGDPMVITRYLYKPTASEGMTRFNDNRRVHIFIFDRITNRVNQLTSGIYYEHSIDWSPQGDEIVFISNREPDPDRVFNYDIYAVRVANGAIRRVTDTASAEYQPTWSPDGRLIAYLGSRRSLTSSETTMEDTHVWVLDADGRNRQELGGSIDNRQRSVRWASDGQSLYFTVQARGNVHLFQLPTSGGSPRMTVIDRGRVGAWSVADNGAIAYTFTAPSGPAELYMRHDGSSEPLTSLNAELLAERVTAEVEAFTFSSFDGRPIEAFLTKPVDLDSANRHSLVVMIHGGPHGQQGAAFNLTAQVYAGLGWATLMVNYRGSTGYGQELTDAIFMDQNGGEAKDVMAGVDAALDRYRWLDGGRLVIEGGSYGGQLTNWIITQTERFRAAIPRASISNLISFNYMAYYHDYLAVEFGAYPHENGIIDLLWERSPIRYAHSVTTPTMLVHGENDNDVPIAEAEQFYIALKDVGVEVVMVRYPREGHGIREAAHQVDLLERSIAWYERHF from the coding sequence GTGTGTATCACTGTTCTATTAGTTGTCATTGGCGTGATGGTAGGAGCCGACCGGTCGGTGAGTGCGCAAGTTCGCCCCTTTGAAGCCGCCGATCTCTATCGGCAGCAGGCCGTTGGCGACGTTCAACTTTCACCTGACGGGGAGCGAGTTGCCTACAGCGTTAGAAAAAGCGATCGACCTGGGCGTTCCTATTCAGAAGTCTGGGTAATGGAGATCGCAAGCGGCGAAGTGTCGAAACTCGGTGGTGAAGGTGGCTTTGCCTCGGGGCCTCGCTGGTCACCTAACGGTCTAGAGATTGCTTACTTCGGCGTGGTGGAAGGTCAGGCAGGACTCGTAGTAGCGCGCGCGGATGGCTCGGCCGAAAAATTTCTTACGCCAATTACAGGTACAAATCATCCACTGCCGTCAGCTGGCGAGCGAATTGCGTGGGCCCCCGATGGCAACCGCATTGCTTTCGTGTCGGCGACCGGTGAGGCAGAGGATGCGGCAGCGGGTGACCCGATGGTCATCACCCGTTATCTCTACAAGCCAACGGCTTCAGAGGGGATGACTCGGTTTAACGACAATCGTCGAGTGCATATATTCATATTTGACCGAATTACTAATCGCGTAAATCAACTTACCAGCGGAATCTATTACGAGCACTCTATCGATTGGTCACCGCAAGGCGATGAGATTGTGTTTATTTCGAATCGCGAGCCGGACCCGGACCGTGTTTTTAATTACGATATATATGCAGTGCGTGTTGCAAACGGCGCGATTCGTAGGGTGACTGATACGGCGAGTGCGGAGTACCAACCGACATGGTCACCCGACGGTCGCCTGATCGCCTATTTAGGATCTCGACGGTCGTTAACTTCATCCGAGACGACGATGGAGGACACCCACGTGTGGGTTCTCGACGCTGATGGGCGTAACCGCCAGGAGCTCGGCGGCAGCATTGATAATCGTCAACGGAGCGTGCGGTGGGCTTCTGATGGTCAGTCGCTTTACTTCACGGTTCAGGCACGTGGCAATGTCCATCTGTTTCAGCTGCCCACCTCTGGTGGTTCACCCCGCATGACTGTTATTGATCGAGGACGGGTCGGCGCTTGGTCGGTGGCGGACAATGGCGCGATCGCTTACACATTCACTGCGCCGAGCGGCCCTGCTGAACTCTATATGCGACACGACGGTTCGTCGGAACCATTGACGTCGCTAAATGCCGAGCTTCTTGCCGAGCGTGTGACGGCTGAGGTAGAAGCGTTCACGTTTTCGAGTTTCGATGGCCGACCTATCGAGGCATTCCTTACTAAACCCGTTGATCTTGATTCAGCAAATCGTCATTCACTGGTGGTCATGATCCATGGTGGTCCCCACGGTCAGCAAGGGGCGGCGTTCAATCTAACTGCACAGGTCTATGCGGGACTCGGCTGGGCAACACTCATGGTGAATTACCGAGGGTCGACTGGCTATGGGCAGGAGCTGACCGACGCCATTTTTATGGATCAAAACGGTGGCGAAGCGAAAGATGTAATGGCTGGTGTTGATGCAGCGCTCGACAGGTACCGGTGGCTTGACGGTGGTCGGTTGGTGATCGAGGGCGGGAGCTATGGTGGGCAGCTCACGAATTGGATTATTACGCAGACAGAGCGCTTTAGGGCAGCGATTCCGCGAGCGAGCATTTCAAATCTCATCAGCTTCAACTACATGGCTTACTATCATGATTATCTCGCCGTAGAATTTGGTGCTTACCCCCACGAAAATGGCATCATTGATTTGCTTTGGGAACGGTCACCCATTCGTTACGCACACAGCGTGACGACTCCAACAATGCTTGTGCACGGCGAGAACGATAATGATGTACCGATTGCTGAAGCCGAACAGTTTTATATCGCACTCAAAGACGTCGGCGTGGAGGTGGTGATGGTACGCTACCCACGCGAGGGTCACGGCATTCGCGAGGCGGCCCACCAAGTAGACCTACTTGAACGTTCAATTGCTTGGTACGAGCGGCATTTCTAG